The stretch of DNA AAAATTTTTAGTTAAGAAGGTAACACTAAAATGGATGAAAATAAAATCCGTGAACTTTATGCCAAAAATGATGTTGCAGAAGTTTTTACAAATTTACATTCCTCATCTGATGGTTTGAGTTCCGCGGAAGCTGCTAAAAGACTGCAGAAGTATGGCCCTAATGAGATTAAAAAATCTCAGGATGAATCGCAATGGAAAGTATTCTTTAAGAATTTCGTTAGCATGATGGCGATTTTGCTGTGGATTTCTGGTGCAATTGCAATGTTAAGCGGCACAATTGAATTAGGAATTGCCATTTGGTTGGTTAATATTATTAACGGCTTGTTTAGCTTTTGGCAGGAACGTGCTGCCAAACGGGCAACTGATGCGTTGAATAATATGCTGCCAACGTATGTGCAGGTTGTTCGTGACGGCAAAAAGATGCAGATTGATTCCAAAGAATTAGTCCCAGGAGATGTCTTTATTTTGCAGGCTGGTAATGCAATCCCAGCTGATGCACGGTTGATTTCAGCTAGTTCAATGCAGGTTGATCAGAGTGCGTTAAATGGTGAATCAGTTCCTGAATCTAAGACAACTAAGTATGATGCAGGTGAAGGCAGCTATGCTGAAACCAATTTAGTTTATTCAGGGACAACAGTTGGTGCCGGAACAGCACGTGCAATTGCGTTTGCAACGGGGATGGAGACTGAATTTGGTCGCATTGCCCAATTAACGCAGAAGCAAGAAAAAGTTGATAGTCCGTTGACGCAGGAACTTAACCGGCTGACAAAGCAATTATCAATTATTGCTGTTTCAATTGGGGTTATCTTCTTAATTGCCGCTATTTTCTTCGTTAAATATCCGTTTGCTAAGGCATTTATCTTTGCCTTAGGGATGATTGTTGCTTTTATTCCAGAAGGATTATTACCAACAGTTACTTTGAGTTTGGCTCAGGGTGTTCGCCGAATGGCCAAAAAGCACGCACTAGTTAAGGAATTAAATTCGGTTGAAACTTTAGGTGAAACAACGGTTATTTGTTCTGATAAGACTGGTACCTTGACGCAAAACCAAATGACGATTCATTATATTTGGACACCTAAAAACGAATATAAGGTAACTGGCAATGGCTATGTTAACAATGGTCAGGTTGAATTAAATGGTAAGCAATTATGGTATGAAGAAAATCCCGACTTACATAAATTAATTCAGATTGCTTCTCTTGATAATGATACCGCGGTGCAGCCAAGCAAGGTTAAGGGCGGCAAACCTAAGATTTTAGGTACGCCAACTGAAGCATCATTAATTATCATGGCGCAAAAGGCTGGTTTTGACCGGCAAAAAGTTTTGGTTAAGTATCCAAGACTACGCGAATTGCCGTTTGATTCTGATAGAAAACGGATGTCAACAATTCACCGCTGGAATGACAAGCAATATATTATTTTTACTAAGGGTTCTTTCAGTGATGTAATTAAGCAATGTGACCAAATTCAAGTTGATGGTCAGGTCCGTGAATTAACGCAGGATGATCATGAACGTGCGGACAAAGTGAATGCTAATTATGCAGCAAAAGGCTTACGTAGTATGGCGATGGCCTATCGGATTGTTGAACGTGCGGCAACGGATGTTAACAAGCTCACAATTGCTGATGCTGAAACGCACTTAGTCTTTGTTGGTTTGACAACAATGAGTGACCCGCCACGTCCAGAAATTTACAATGCAGTTAAACGGTGTCATGAAGCTAAAATCAAAATCATTATGGTTACTGGTGACTCAAAATTGACGGCTAAGTCAGTTGCTGTTCAAATCGGATTAACTTCGGATAAGGCACGAGTTATTTCAGGAACTGAGCTTGAAGAAATGAGTGACAGTGAATTACGTGAGGCACTCAAGGGTGAAGTTATTTTTGCACGGGTTGCACCTGAGCAAAAGTACAAGGTTGTTAAGACCTTGCAGGAAAATGGTGAAATTGTAGCTTCGACTGGTGATGGTGTTAATGATGCTCCTGCTTTGAAACAAGCCGATATTGGAATTGCGATGGGAATGACCGGGACAGATGTTGCCAAAGATGCTGCTAACATTATTCTAACTGATGATAACTTTGCTTCAATTGTTGCCGCAATTGAAGAAGGCCGAGCTGTTTACAGTAACATTCGGAAGTTCTTAACATATATTTTGACCTCTAATGTTCCTGAAGCCTTTCCATCAATTTTGTTCTTGTTCTCTGGTGGCTTAATTCCACTGCCAATGACAGTTATGCAGATTTTAACGGTTGACTTGGGAACAGATATGCTGCCAGCATTAGGGCTTGGTGGTGAAGCTGTTGATCCAGATGTGATGAAACAGGCGCCAAGAAAGCGAAATGAACATTTGCTTAATCGCAGTGTTATTCTTCATGCGTTTTTATGGTACGGTCTTATTTCAAGTATTATTTCGATTGGTGCCTACTTCTTTGTTAATACTCAAAATGGATGGCCGCAAGCTGCTTTAGCTTCCAGTGGTTCTGTTTACATGCGGGCAACGACGATGGTTCTAGGAGCAATCGTCTTTACGCAAATTGCTAATGTTTTAAATTGCCGGACTAACAAGGTTTCAATTTTTAAGAAGGGCTTGTTCAGTAACCATAATATTTGGTATGGTATTATCTTTGAAGTTCTGCTTTTCTTAGTTTTGACGGTAACACCAGGTTTACAGCAATTATTCAATACCACTAGATTATTGCCAACAGATTGGTTATTCCTCTTCTGTCTGCCAATCCCACTGGTTTTAATTGATGAATTACGTAAATGGCTGTTTTTCCACAAGGAAACTAATAAGTAAAAAAATAAAATCGCTTATCTTGTTAGGTAAGCGATTTTTATTTATGCTAAAATTAACCTTTAAGGAGTAGTGCAAAAATGAAATGGATAGCAAAGATTGTTAATATTGGTGCACAAGCACTCGAACCGAAGACTAAAATGGTAATTTTATTCGGTGAAAATGTTAATCAAGATTTAAAGAAAGTAGCAATTACACAGCGATTTGCTCAGGCAACATCACTTAATGATTTTATCTTTAAAAAAGGTGATACAATCACAATTGCTGGGCAAACTTATGCTGCTACTTTTGTTGGTGCGATGACGCAGAGCAACATGAAAACTATGGGGCACGTAACATTGTATTTTGGACAAAAAGTCCCGCAAAATCCGTTAGGAAATGCAATTTATTTGCAGTTACCGGGTGCGCAGCTACTACCGAAATTTAAGGTTAATGATGAGATTATTTATGAACATATTTAGTTTGGGATGGGTTGATGAAATACAAACGAAGACAAGGTGAGCAAAGCGTTTTTCAAAAGTGGTTTTTGAATAATCGTTTTAGCATCGTTTTACTTAACTTTTTGCTGTTTTTTTTAGTAATCTGGCTATTTAATAAAATTTCTTTTGTTTTAAATCCAGCGCGATTATTTGTTAGCGCGATTTTACCGCCATTAGTGCTAGCAGTAATTCAATTTTATATTATGAATCCACTGGTTGATTTTCTGGAGCGGAAGTTTCACGTACCACGGTTCGTGACAATTATTGGTTTATTTTTGCTGGTTGCAGTTATCTTAGTTTGGATTATTAATACGTTATTGCCAATTGTGCAGAGTCAGATTAACTCATTAATTAAGCATTGGCCACATATCTGGAATAATGCTACATTGGCTATTCAAAATGAGCTTAGTGATCCCCAGTTTCACAGTGTTAAAAATAATATTAATGGCGCCATTAATCATGCTCAGAATATGTTGTTTAAATCTAGTCAGAATGCTATTAATGCGGCTCTTAATAATATTTCATCTGCGATTAGTGTGATTACAATCATTTTTATGACGGTTGTTACAGCGCCGTTTATTCTATTTTTCATGTTGAAGGATGGTCATAAATTACGACCATATGTTACTGAATTTGCGCCTAAACGCTGGCAAAAAAGTTTTAGTCAATTGCTTTATGAAATTAATGCTGCTCTAGCTTCATATATTCGTGGTCAGATTACCGTTGCTTTTTGGGTTGGCATTATGTTTGCAATTGGCTACACTATTATTGGACAGCCGTATGCAATTGCTTTGGCTGTGCTAAGTGGTTTTTTGAATTTGATTCCGTATTTCGGTACCTTTATTGCCTTTATTCCGTCAATTGTAATTGCAATAATGATTTCTGTACCAATGTTAATTAAGGTACTAATTGTTTTTGCAATTGAACAAACGATTGAATCCCGAGTAATTAGTCCGTTAGTGATGGGCAATAAGATGGCAATGCATCCAGTTACCACTATTTTGCTCTTAATTGGTGCTAGTTCAGTGTGGGGCTTATGGGGAGTTATTTTCGGAATTCCAATTTATGCCATTTTAAAGATAATCATTATGCGCGTGTATAATTACTATCGTAGAGTTTCGCAAGTGTTTGCGGAAGATAAAAGTGCTTCTTTGACCACAGAAGATGCAGAAAATAAAAATTAATGTAAGATTTAAGCGGAGTGTGGTTGTGTGCCACGCTCTTTTATTAAGGAGAAATAGATGACGAATCATGTTGTATTATACGAACCATTAATGCCGGCAAATACGGGTAATATTGCTCGGACTTGTGCGGGGACGAATACAGTATTGGATCTGATTGAGCCGTTAGGCTTTCAGATTGATGATAAAAAGATGAAGCGGGCTGGTCTTGATTATTGGGACAAGGTTGATGTTCGTAAGCATGATGACCTAGAGGCCTTCCTAAAAACATTGGGACCTCAAGATGAGCTATACTTAATTTCCAAGTTTTCTGCTAAAAATTATGCTGAAGTTGATTATACTGATCAGAATAAGAATTATTATTTCATCTTTGGTAAGGAAACTACGGGATTGCCAGAAACTTTTATGCGAGAATATTATGATCGTAATTTACGAATACCAATGTCGGACAATATTCGTTGCTATAATTTAGCTAACTCAGTAGCAATGGTTCTGCTTGAAGCGTTACGCCAACAAGGTTTTCCTAATATGGAAACGGCGCATCATTATGAAAATGATAAGCTAAAAGATGATTATAATCGCCCAGAACGCTATGAAAGAAACTTAGGGGAAAAATAATGAATTTTACAAAAGAAACACCAGTGATGGTTAAGAACTTTCACTATGATATTAATGAAAAACCAGAGGTTAAGGATCAGGTTAATTTTGGCTTAAAAAAGGTAGAAAAACAAAATGACGATGGCACAACTGATCCTGGTGACGGTGGCAGTTATTTTGATGTAACCGTGATTTTTGATGTTGCCCCAGCACCTGGAGAATTTTCTGTTAGCGGGATGATTAGTCAGATTGTCAAATTGGAAGATTATTTTGGCGATGGCAGTGACTTAGAAAAAACTGATTATAAGTTGTTGAGTCGGCCATTAGTTGAATATATTGAAACATTAACTTATGAAGTTACACAAATTACTCTGGATGAACCAGTTAATTTGAACTTCCAAGCTAATTTTTAGTTTTTGATTAGGTGCAGCTATGCCTAAGAAGAAAAAGAGAAAAGTAGTCAAAAAACGTAAAAAAGCGCAGAACGCAGGAATGACTTGGGCGGTTATTGGCTTAATACAAATAATTATTGCTGTGTTAGCATTTGTTAAATTTGGCGTGCTGGGCAAACAAATTGCTAATTGCTTTCGCCTGTTTTTCGGTGATTCGTACTTATTCATGGCCGCACTATGTGCTTTATTTGGCATTGTGCTGTTGATTTATAACCAACCAATGCATTTTAAATTTAAACGCAGTTTTGGCCTGTTTTTGGCAATTTTTGGCTTACTTTTGCTGCAGAGTAGTTTTTATTTTGAACATGAATTGGTTAATAATGCTTTTATAAATTCCTTTTGGCATGAAATGATGGCTGAATTTGGTCGAGCAGCAGTTACTGTTTCGGTTGGTGGTGGCATGATAGGTGCATGTGGTTATCAATTGTTTTATACGTTGCTGGGACATATTGGGTTGCGAATTATTGCAATTTTGCTGATACCAATTGGCACGTTGATGTTTTTTGATGTTAAATTTAGAACCATTATTATTAAATTTCAGTCTTTTAGTCAGCTATTTATTGATAAAAATAAGCAGGCTGGGACAAAAATTAAGAATAAATACGGTACAATTCGAGAACAGCAAGTCGCAAAAAGAGCGCATAAGCGAGTTGTCTCGGGAGGTAAAGATAATTCTATTGGTTCACAAGTGCCACTTTTTCCTGATGTTAATGATTTTACAGTTAAGAAGGATACGTCAACCAATGTTCCAGTTGAGCAAGATGCAGCTGAAGAACAAGTAGCAACACCTGCGGCAACGGAAGAAGAAACTGAACCGCAAATTCAAATTGCAAGTCAAAATGAGGATCAGACTAAAGTAGCAGAACCAGAAGAAGTGTCAGAAGTGCAAGAGACTAACTTGCCTAAGTCACATTCATTTGCTGATGAAGATCAAAAAATGCTGCAGGAACTAGCTAATGTTGATCATGGTGAGTTGAAGCAGGATAAGAAGACAAGTGCAGAATATAAGAAGCCACCTTTGTCACTACTTGATGCAATTAAAAATGCGGATCAGAGTGCTGATAAAGATTTAATTAGAAAAAACACCCAGACATTGCAGTCAACTTTTAAGAGCTTCGGCGTAAATGTTATCATTAAAAAAGCTATTTTGGGGCCGACGATTACCAGATATGAGGTTCAACCTGCAGTTGGGGTTAAAGTTAGCCGAATTGTGAATTTGGCTGATGATTTGGCATTGGCTTTAGCAGCTAAAGACATTAGAATTGAAGCGCCAATTCCTGGGAAACCATTTATTGGTATTGAGGTGCCTAATCGGACCAATTCAGTTGTTGCTTTTAAAGATGTAATGCAAAATCAGGATGCCAAGGCACGAGAACAGCCGATGGTTGTCCCGTTAGGTAAGGACGTTACGGGACAGACAATCTCAGCTAATTTGGCTAAAATGCCTCACTTGCTGATTGCTGGTTCAACTGGTTCAGGGAAGTCTGTGGCGATCAACACAATTTTAACTAGTATTTTAATGAAAGCACTGCCTGATCAAGTTAAACTGATTTTAATTGATCCTAAAATGGTTGAATTATCTGTTTATAATGGCGTGCCCCACTTGCTAATTCCGGTTGTAACTGATGCCAAATTAGCAGCAAATGCGTTGAGCAAGGCGGTTAAAGAAATGGAGCGACGTTATAAATTATTTGCAGCTAGTGGTGCCCGTAATATGGCTGAATTTAACGAAAAAGTTAAAGTTAACAACCAAGATAAGACTAAACCAGCAATGAAGACATTGCCGTATATTTTAG from Lactobacillus sp. ESL0785 encodes:
- a CDS encoding cation-transporting P-type ATPase codes for the protein MDENKIRELYAKNDVAEVFTNLHSSSDGLSSAEAAKRLQKYGPNEIKKSQDESQWKVFFKNFVSMMAILLWISGAIAMLSGTIELGIAIWLVNIINGLFSFWQERAAKRATDALNNMLPTYVQVVRDGKKMQIDSKELVPGDVFILQAGNAIPADARLISASSMQVDQSALNGESVPESKTTKYDAGEGSYAETNLVYSGTTVGAGTARAIAFATGMETEFGRIAQLTQKQEKVDSPLTQELNRLTKQLSIIAVSIGVIFLIAAIFFVKYPFAKAFIFALGMIVAFIPEGLLPTVTLSLAQGVRRMAKKHALVKELNSVETLGETTVICSDKTGTLTQNQMTIHYIWTPKNEYKVTGNGYVNNGQVELNGKQLWYEENPDLHKLIQIASLDNDTAVQPSKVKGGKPKILGTPTEASLIIMAQKAGFDRQKVLVKYPRLRELPFDSDRKRMSTIHRWNDKQYIIFTKGSFSDVIKQCDQIQVDGQVRELTQDDHERADKVNANYAAKGLRSMAMAYRIVERAATDVNKLTIADAETHLVFVGLTTMSDPPRPEIYNAVKRCHEAKIKIIMVTGDSKLTAKSVAVQIGLTSDKARVISGTELEEMSDSELREALKGEVIFARVAPEQKYKVVKTLQENGEIVASTGDGVNDAPALKQADIGIAMGMTGTDVAKDAANIILTDDNFASIVAAIEEGRAVYSNIRKFLTYILTSNVPEAFPSILFLFSGGLIPLPMTVMQILTVDLGTDMLPALGLGGEAVDPDVMKQAPRKRNEHLLNRSVILHAFLWYGLISSIISIGAYFFVNTQNGWPQAALASSGSVYMRATTMVLGAIVFTQIANVLNCRTNKVSIFKKGLFSNHNIWYGIIFEVLLFLVLTVTPGLQQLFNTTRLLPTDWLFLFCLPIPLVLIDELRKWLFFHKETNK
- a CDS encoding PTS glucitol/sorbitol transporter subunit IIA; the protein is MKWIAKIVNIGAQALEPKTKMVILFGENVNQDLKKVAITQRFAQATSLNDFIFKKGDTITIAGQTYAATFVGAMTQSNMKTMGHVTLYFGQKVPQNPLGNAIYLQLPGAQLLPKFKVNDEIIYEHI
- a CDS encoding AI-2E family transporter, whose product is MKYKRRQGEQSVFQKWFLNNRFSIVLLNFLLFFLVIWLFNKISFVLNPARLFVSAILPPLVLAVIQFYIMNPLVDFLERKFHVPRFVTIIGLFLLVAVILVWIINTLLPIVQSQINSLIKHWPHIWNNATLAIQNELSDPQFHSVKNNINGAINHAQNMLFKSSQNAINAALNNISSAISVITIIFMTVVTAPFILFFMLKDGHKLRPYVTEFAPKRWQKSFSQLLYEINAALASYIRGQITVAFWVGIMFAIGYTIIGQPYAIALAVLSGFLNLIPYFGTFIAFIPSIVIAIMISVPMLIKVLIVFAIEQTIESRVISPLVMGNKMAMHPVTTILLLIGASSVWGLWGVIFGIPIYAILKIIIMRVYNYYRRVSQVFAEDKSASLTTEDAENKN
- the trmL gene encoding tRNA (uridine(34)/cytosine(34)/5-carboxymethylaminomethyluridine(34)-2'-O)-methyltransferase TrmL, whose amino-acid sequence is MTNHVVLYEPLMPANTGNIARTCAGTNTVLDLIEPLGFQIDDKKMKRAGLDYWDKVDVRKHDDLEAFLKTLGPQDELYLISKFSAKNYAEVDYTDQNKNYYFIFGKETTGLPETFMREYYDRNLRIPMSDNIRCYNLANSVAMVLLEALRQQGFPNMETAHHYENDKLKDDYNRPERYERNLGEK
- a CDS encoding DUF1149 family protein, which encodes MNFTKETPVMVKNFHYDINEKPEVKDQVNFGLKKVEKQNDDGTTDPGDGGSYFDVTVIFDVAPAPGEFSVSGMISQIVKLEDYFGDGSDLEKTDYKLLSRPLVEYIETLTYEVTQITLDEPVNLNFQANF
- a CDS encoding DNA translocase FtsK: MPKKKKRKVVKKRKKAQNAGMTWAVIGLIQIIIAVLAFVKFGVLGKQIANCFRLFFGDSYLFMAALCALFGIVLLIYNQPMHFKFKRSFGLFLAIFGLLLLQSSFYFEHELVNNAFINSFWHEMMAEFGRAAVTVSVGGGMIGACGYQLFYTLLGHIGLRIIAILLIPIGTLMFFDVKFRTIIIKFQSFSQLFIDKNKQAGTKIKNKYGTIREQQVAKRAHKRVVSGGKDNSIGSQVPLFPDVNDFTVKKDTSTNVPVEQDAAEEQVATPAATEEETEPQIQIASQNEDQTKVAEPEEVSEVQETNLPKSHSFADEDQKMLQELANVDHGELKQDKKTSAEYKKPPLSLLDAIKNADQSADKDLIRKNTQTLQSTFKSFGVNVIIKKAILGPTITRYEVQPAVGVKVSRIVNLADDLALALAAKDIRIEAPIPGKPFIGIEVPNRTNSVVAFKDVMQNQDAKAREQPMVVPLGKDVTGQTISANLAKMPHLLIAGSTGSGKSVAINTILTSILMKALPDQVKLILIDPKMVELSVYNGVPHLLIPVVTDAKLAANALSKAVKEMERRYKLFAASGARNMAEFNEKVKVNNQDKTKPAMKTLPYILVVVDELSDLMMVGGHDVEGAIVRLGQMARAAGIHMILATQRPSVDVITGLIKANVPSRISFAVSSGIDSRTILDQTGAEKLLGRGDMLYMPVGASKPERIQGAYVSSSEVERIINWVKQQQKPEYDQEMIPQKGAETASGSADEPEDELYNKAVDLVRHQQTASVSMLQRRFRIGYNRAARIVDDMEAKGVVGPSEGSKPRQVLLPPEEQQTK